CCAAGTCTTTGTCACCCTATTTTAAAGGGAATTCTCCAAGAGAGAGAAGCCCAATTTTGATTGTGTAGACATACTCAACACATGCAAAATAACCATGTAAAACTAAGAGATAAAAATCCAGATGTCATCTACTCCCCCATATCACAACATACAACAGGTTCAAAGTTGGTAAAACACAAGGTGTACTGACTGACTGACTCATGACAGCCAAGAACAGACATCTCTATCAGGAACTGGGCAAGGGCCAGACCCAGACTGTCCtctggagaagagaaacagggagggGAGTTACGCCAGACTAGCTGTCCTTTGAACACATGACCTGGACTACTGCCAATATGGAACTGCAGCAGAACTAGATTACACTAGATGTTGGGTTTAGGGAGCCAGTCCGTAGTACTCCCCTGCCCCAATCAGATATAGCCTGATCCTGTTTCCTGTGGACTCCTGAGCCCTGCAGTGGTATCTGACAATAGCCCCTCTTAGCTATTCAACCATACAACACCGCTCTTCCCTGAATGATGCAGAGCCATGGCACACGGGGGCACCTCCCCAGACTTTCCTGCCCCAGCCTTGCCACCGTTTCTGGCTTATGAACTACAAAGGAAACTGCTCAGGATGTGAACAGTCTCAGTGGGAGATAGTGAGGGCTCCCTACTATTGCAATATCTTTCTACCAGCCGTGTCTTCTCCTTGGTCAGGGTACACACAAAATATTATTAGAGCTACAACAAGGTCTGTAAACATCAACAGTTCAGAGTAAGAACCTGACATGTTAAAACAATTTTccaaaaaaattataattagtctctaacaacaataacaacaaaattacagCATCATAGGGGCCTGCTCAATTCATTCACCACCAAGATAATCTTCAGTTTATCAAGAACCAATCCAAAAGCCAGATGTAACTAGGATTCctaacaagttccaggaccgGTGCTCATAGTTAGGACACTCAGGCACCCAAAATGACAACAGTGCCTCATGGCATATCTGTGGAAAGATGTGTCCTGGAACAAATTCAAGTATTTTCAAATCCTAGATAAAATGACTCTGAATCCCTTTAGAGCTTGTCTTGGATATTCAGAGAATTACACATGTCTATATAAAAGAAGTGTGAGTTCGAGTGTGCCattttgtaacacacacacacacacacacacacacacacacacacacacacacacacacacacacacacacgtgatccTTGAGGCCAGCAAGTGAGCAAGTGCCTTGGCTAGTGGAAGGACTGTTTCTTCTGCAACTTTCACCTAAGAAGGTAAAGGGGCCAAAACTGCAATTCAGCCTCAAAATATGTAAGGTAGGCAGGGGACTGGCAAAGATGATGATCCTTTATCCCGGGGAGTGAATATGGACCACAGGAAGGTGATTCATTTGTGGGAGAATCAAGCGATTTCTCAGCAGGGTAGGAGACAAATGGTCACTGTTCTGTGAGTCAGTGGTCCCACAAGACACTACATTTCCCTGTCCCTGCAACATAAAGACCTGGCAAGGAGGTCACAGAAGCACATCCATTCGCCAAGCCCCTCCAAGACCTACCCATGCTGGCTGCCTAGATGCCCTGGGCATGGAAGACAATGAGGATGGATCTAACCAGCCAGACTCAACACCCACCCATAGCTCGATAGGGGGCTGCCCAAGAACCTCACTGGTAGTTCCAGCCCTGTACCTCTATCTTGTGACATTAGCTCCCTTCTCAATGCCATTTCATAAAATTTTGACTCATCACAAATACACATGACTGGTCGGCTCAGAGTCAAATGAGACCATGTGTTCTGAGACAGACAGTTAAGACCTAGAACAATCAAAGAAGTCTGCTGCTCCCACAGGCACCCAATGCTGGAGGACCTGGGCTCTTCAGGCCACCACAAATCAGTCACTAGGCCACTCCAGGCACCCTTTCCCAAAGTGAATTTTTACCAAACAGGACAAAATTCAACTGGATCACACAAAAATCTGACGtgctgagagaaagaaaacttgatTAGAAGAATGGGTGTGAGGGCAGTGGGAAGAGACTCCAGAAGGTTCTCATGTGTCCAGGCGCTGGATCTCAGGACGACTGTCCACATCTCTGGATTCAGTGCGAGCTCGGATGTAGTCATTAGCGCTTTGCTGGCGAAGGCTGACTCTCCATTTCTGCACGGCCAGGAATGTGCTCACTGCATAGGCTGCTGTTGCCAAGAAGCCAAATATCTAAAATACACAGTCACAGTTTACCCTTGAGCATGAGCACTGAAGCTGAGTGTTGTCTCAGGCTGTGTGCAGCGCCTTCCGGCAGCACCATATCCCCAGCCCTACCTGCATAGCTGTTACCTGGCTGAAGCCATGTGACCCACAAAAAAGCTAGGCTGGCATGAAGACAACTAAGAGGTCTTTTGAGTCTTTTAAATctatttcctctctttttctttcttctttttttggttggttttgtttgtttttgagacaggttttctctttgtagccctggctgtcctggaatttgctctgtagaccaggcacctgcctcagcctcccaagtactgggattaaagtatgcTCCAAAACTGCctggtttgtttatttagtatctatctatctatctatctatctatctatctatctatctatctatctatctgtctctggggGGGTCAGGGGTGTCttgcatttggaggtcagaaaacagccTTGGGTATCAATCCTCTAGTTTAGGACAAGGTTTCTTGCCTTGGGCCATGCATAGATGCCCTGGGCATGGAAAACAAGGAGGGTAGATCTAACTAGCCAGACTCAACACCTACCCATGGCTCACTAGGGGACTGACCAAGAACCTCACTGGCTATTACAGCCCTGTACGTCTGTCTTATGTCATGTAGTTCTCTTCTTAACACTAGATGAGCCCATGAGCTTATGGGGATTTCCCTCTCCCCATCTTGCCTTAAGactactgggattatagatgtaccTGTTACCATATCcggctttacatgggttctggcaattgaaactcagggtctcatgtctacatggcaagcactttacccactaagccagccctccagccctccagcccattatctttttaaaatatttattaatattattgttattactatatTATTTTGAGGTTCTCACTATGCAACCCTGGCTGACCCAGAACTTTCTATGTCAAATTTAAGGCAACcaacctgcctcctgagtgttgggattacaggtgtgcgccaccacacctggccttaaactttttttatttttaaatcacaaaagTACCTCTTTTACTGCATGCAATTCATGATCACTGGTtccaaaagtaaaaatataatgtaGAGCAAATATGACATAGAAAGAATAGAATCTCACATGAGAACCCCACAGTGAGCCACCAAGCCCATGTTCTGTATCACCACACCCCCTACTGCCTCTCATCTGGGCAGCACCGGGCAAGAGAAAGTAGGGTTTTAACTATTTAGTGATGGATCTCCTGATCATGTTGGAAGTGCAGTCAGTTTCATGGTTTTCAAAAAATTGCTtcttacattcatttattcattatcttGTGTGTTGGGGTTGTGTACCATGACACATGGGTGGATATAAGAGAATAATTTGTAGGAGTCAGTCCTCTCTgcccatgtgggagctggggccttttacctgctgaaccatcttgctgtccctatttcagtgttttgttttttttaaagcctctTACCCACCCTCACCCATCACAAAAGTGATACCTGTTCTTTATAAATCAACAGCAAGGCAGAAAAAGAGCATTGAGAATGAACCCTTTCTGACATCTGACCACCACCCCCCATCTCTTTGTACTCCCAAGGCCAGGATAGGAAACACTTTAAGGAGGGTGAATAGGGCACATgccaggagacagaggagaaCAAGTCTCAGAAGCTGCAAACTCAGCCTAATTAAACCAATCTAGCCTGCTTACCACAGCAGCAATCTCTGCTCCGGCTCTGTGGTTTAAAGCAGCCAGTACAAttgaggcaataaagaaaaagaaagtgctgAGTCCAGTGTTGACCAAatcctaaagaaaaagaaaaaaatacaatcatTTGCAAAGCAACCGAAGAACTTTCCAACTAAGGCCCATGAAGCTCATTTCTCTTGTGCCTCAGTCTCAGTGTCACAGGGATATTGCTCACTGTAAGAGGAAGAGAGTAGTAATGGCTTCCAATACACCTTTACCTCTCTTGTGTTACCAAGTCTTGACTAAAGAGCAACCAAAACTGATAACACTGCTTACTAGTCAGAGTTTGGGTTAATTTATTCACTTGCAGTGCTGGACATCGAACCCAGGTCTTTTACATATACAAACCAACAGCCTACCTTTGAGCTACCCACAGCCTTCTAGTGTCATCtttttactttagtttttgaggcatgcatccttgtctgtcctggagcttgctatgtagaccaggctcaccttgaatTAAGAgacctactgcctctgcctctgcctctgcctcccaagggatggcactaaaggtgtgtatcaccatgcctggcttaatgtcaccttttaaaaaaggttttcaTATCATTTAGATTAGGTCAAGTTTCCCAAGAATACAAATGTACTGAAAATGGAACACCTCCCAGGATTCTCTTTCCTGTATGACATCTAAAACATGGCATTCATACATTGAAAACATACTTTTTTAATATTAATAGACTTTCAAGCTTCTATGTCACCAAAGCCTTGAGGATTTTCAATAAGCTTTATGCAAACTGAGTGAGGTTACTAACCTATTGCTACATAAATGTAATTGCTGCCTTCCTTGTAGAAAGGATGGTAACACAGTGATTAGGAGTCACTGCCACACGGGACCTAACCAATGAGACAAgccattttgtttctctgtgtttaaaGTGGTAATAGCAATCCCTTCTTCCTCGCATTGTTCTGGGAAGCAAATGGATGAGCCAAACACAGTGTCTGGCCTACACCTAGGGTGCTTCTTTAGGCATTAACCAGCACTTCTGTTTTTCCTGCTCTAGCATCAGGTCCTCAGTCTCCTGGGTCATACCTCATAGGCCTCAATGAGCTTCATTGGAGCAGAAACTGCAGAGAAAATCTAATCTGTTTACGGGGCTGGCTGACTATACTACCAACACTGGCAGGTCCCTCAGGTCTAGCCTGACTCCCagaggctgatttttttttcctctttctttccttctatttttcgttcttttcttttaaatattttatttttgaatcagagtctcactatatagccttggctggcctagaattcattatgtagaccaggaccAAACTCAATGAGATCTGgctggctcccaagtgctaggattaaaagcacatgccaccacactctGCCAACACTCTATCTTAATAGCACACACCTGTGTAGCACAAACCCAGAAGCCAGGGCTCCTACTGAGCTTCTGAATGGGCTAGAGAAAAGCTACAAAGCAGGGAGCATGGGCTCTGCTCAGAGCTGACTACCAGCTATCATATTATTTAGCACACCAGTAACTGCTAACACAGGCACAATTCTGCCTGGATCTACCAAATCAATGCATAACCAGGAGCACTTGCCCAAACAGTGACCTGAAGAAGTTGATGcttgcctataatctcagcacttgagaggtggcagcaggaaaatcaggagttcaagatcatccttggtcACATAGTGATTAAGGGCCAACCTAGAATACAcatgagatcctatttcaaaaataaaataaagcctagCATATAATTTTCCTCTACTTTCAAGGCTACAACAAAACCAGCTGAATTTACAACTGACATTAACTTTTCTAATCAGTACCTCCTTTAAGCAATACCTACCCTCACCACACCCCTTTTGTCTTTTGTCCATTGGAACAACACAGAAAGACCTTCCCTGCTTCATGTCCCAGGACATACCATGACAGCAGTCCCACTACACACACAGTCAGCTCCCGTTTCTTCCCACATAGTCACCTTTCCCCAGGCACCTGCAGGAACCATGCACCAGCAAGAGTCAGAGCTACGCTGGGGTTTCCATGACACTAGGGTGAGGGTGTATGGGCTGCAGCCCTGAGTGAGGGCAGGGGATGTACAGCTAACCCTCCTCACTCTCCCAGAGTCGTGATGTGATTGATGCCTCTGGGTTCCCTCACAAGTAGAGAGCATGAGGCACTCTTGCACTTTGGAGTACCTCCCTCAGTGACTCCCTCTGACCTTATACATGCTCATCTACAAAGCAAGAGCAAGAAACCatgacataaaaattattttcattcaaggacaaataaaaacaacaaagttcAGGAAATTGGGACTGACAAGTTCTGAGTATATCAGGCCAATTGACAAGAGGGTCCAAATGAGACTCAGAATCCAAGGCACTGAGAGAGGACGAATTCCCTCTGCAGACCTTCCAGTCAAACTTGGAGCCTCAGTGGCTCTGTATTTGACAGCACTCTTGGGATCTGCAAGTCACTGGTGCTTTTACTCATATTGTCAATTCTTTCAGAATCATATTTtgctggtttttgagacaaggtcttgttataTAACCCAGAAAGTCTAGTTCCTTTTGTAGACCAtgaaggccttgaacttgcagtgatcctcccatctctgcctccaaagacctatgattacaggtgtgaaccattATACCTGCCAGAATCAATATCTTCATAAATGGCTCTAGGGTCCAGTCTGAAAATTATGGGAATGGATTGTTTTCTTTCCCACATTCTACAAATAGCAACATAACCTCCAGATAAGTGACATCCTGGAAAGGACCaacacaatttttttgtttgtttgtttgttttgttttttttcgagacagggtttctctgtgtagctttggagcctatcctggcacttgatctggagaccaggctggcctcgaactcacagagatcctcctgcctctgcctcccaagtgctgggattaaaggtgtgagccaccaacgctcAACTACGGACCAACACAATTTTGTTATGATGTCTGACCACTGAGTTTGAGTTAGGATTCACTTTACTTGTGTAATTTTACTCAACCCagtaaagaaatttaaaatttcacagCTGAGTTATGAGGGAGTGTTTAAGTACCAAAATGAACTAGAGCTACATATGACAGGAGAGATTCCCTTCTCCATGAGCACCAAGCAGCATACTCACTGTCAGATTCCAGTTGATCTGGGGGATCCTCATGTGAAGGTTGAGACTGAAGAGAATCAGCAAGACCCCAGTCACCACAAATGCACTGCAGCTTACGAACTCAAAAAAGTAGAGGCCTTCGCATGGGGAACACTTCATGATGGTCTCGATGCAGATGAATGCAATCAGAGCCAAAATCTAGCAAGAAAATTggacatacatgtatgtatatatttagtaCACATCTATGGACACACATGCCTGCTGTGTTTTTAAATACAACTGAACAGTATACAGCAGCTGGGTTCTCCTTTGCAGAGAGCAATGTGTCTGACAGAAACATGACTAGCTTCAACTTGTAGGCAGGAACAGGTAGAGGAATTGGAATGAGAGGTCAAGTTCCTAACGAAAACAGTGAAGGTCCCTCCACTGCTCTACTGAAACCAGCCACGCATGGTGTGGCTCTTCCAGGCcctttggtcctctggaagaaggaagaaaggaggtatCTCTACAGCGTGTTAGCTATCCCTTTAAAGTCCCTAAAAGGAAGCTGCCCAGCTTCTCTTCACCTTTCACATACTAAAGACAAAGAGGCCATCTTCATTAGCTCCTATGCTTTTGGGAGTGGGTCTACTGGATTTCATCAATAGGTGGGCTGGCAGtttactttaagaaaaaataaacatttaaatttttgaatagAATCAATTTCTTCTGAAAAGCCAAAGTAACATTCTAGCATTGTGCCCCCCAAATTcaaagataataaaacaaaagagataCATACCAGTAGATATGACCATATGAACATCTAGAGTCCAGGAGAAGACGGGGGTCCCAGGCTATGCTAATGCCCCCCAAGAAAGGGTGCCCTTAATAACTAATGCCTAATCAGCCTTGGGTCCCAAGCCTCTACTGACAAAGTTATCCATGTTAATCCTTTACCAGATCCAGCCCCACTCCACCCAAGACGCAGGTCAATGAAGCAGAGGTAAGAGTTCCAAGGCCCTCTAGAACCAGCAATGCAGCACTCCCTTGGGGTGGTTCAAAATGTAGAAGTTCTGCCTCAGCTTTTGCCCTTCTTTCCCAAGTCTCATTCACACCTTGCCAACCTTCCAGACAATGTTTCCTCCCCAAATCCTCCCTGTGGTTTTCCCTGCCAGACATGATTTTAGTCCACTTTTATTCTGTCTAAGTGTTAGACAACAGTATCAGGCCACCTCCCTCTACTCCTATGGCATCAAGTGCTGTTATGTACACAGAGCCAACAGAGGACTTGGTGAGCCACAATAACCTCTCACCTACCCTTCCTGAATTTGTCAGACTCTCCCTATAAAAGGAAAGTTGGCTCTGCCGTTCCTGCTGTCAAACCACCCACCTTTCCTAACCTACATGGTCAGCCTGCTTTTCTATCCAAATCAACAGACAGGATATAGTCTTGTTTGTTAAGGGATACAAAATTTCATTTAAGAATTAGCTCAAGAGCTCTACTGTGTAGCATGATGGCCAAGCATCTCATAATAGATACAAGTTTTCTTAATCCAATAGAAGATGAAACAAAGTAAATAAGATGGATCTCTAAGCACATACTACACAGACCTTAATTCTCCGTCTGAAATACATGCCTAACTTGCATCAACTCAGTTCACAAAAGGGAAACacgaaatgatttttttttttttacccttgtAATAGGATCTACTATCTTGGACAAGAAATAGAACACTGTGCTGATGAGTTACAAATATTTCTGGTACCATAACTTCAACCACATTTGGATGGAAAGGTAAcacctacatttttaaaataaaaatggttcatgaatatgcaaatgtaATAGGTCACTCATTACAGCAATAAATACAACAGACAAGAATCCCTGCTTGTGATCTAATAATTAATGATGTTCAGAAGTTAAAAGAAGTCAAATTgattaaaagagagaaagaataaagcaCAGGAGGTGAATGAAGATGCCAGCAGGCAGCTAGTAGAGGCGGTAGACTTGTGTGGCCTTGGGAAGTTTGGATGCCAAAGGGGTAGGGGAAGCAAAAGAAGACCCAGAGGGGAAGCTGCCAGGAGCACACTCTCCAGGGTTGCAGCATGGTGAGCACCAGGAAGGAAGGCTAGATGCATAGAGCCAAGGTTTGGGAGAACCCCCCCCCTTCCATTACCAGGGAAACACTATTTAGGTAGAATATGATTTGAGTCTCCTGTAGGGAGACGACAGCAGGGAGAGGACCACTACAGAGGCTGGAGAACAGGTGGAGGGCCTCTGCAATAACCTGAAGGGGAGGGTGGCACAGAACAGGAAGGTGACAACCCAGAGGGTGAGCAGGGGTAAGAATTCTAGACATATGCTCAGGGAAAAACTCGTGGGATTTGATAATGACATGTGAAAAGAAATGAGACCAATGTAATCCTACAGCCTGCCAGAAATGAACAGGGAAGGTCAGAACTTTGGTTTGGGACATGCTAAGGCTGAAATAATCAACAGGCTGGAAGAAAGGCTGGGATACAGACTAGCATCCAGGGTGAGAACAGTCAGAAAGAGGAAGGCCTAGGGGTAAGCCTGGGCAATCCCATCCATCTATGACAAAAAGAACTAGGTTTATTTAGGTTTATTTAGGTTGATTTAGGTTTAGATCTCAGGTTGCCAGAGGCAATGGAAGTGTGGGATTCGGCCTCCAAACTGGCCCCATACCTCCctgatatttttattcttcctcCTGTGGCACAAAACAAAGGGCTGAGCTATTTGCTTCTATAGCCTGTGTCAGAAGTCACTGTAGAGGCTGACTTGTTCTCCCCTCCTCTGGGGTTACACTGCTATGGAGTGACAGCCAGGTGGAAAGATACAGTGGAAGCCAACATCCTGTCTAGGAGCACAGAAAGGAACCACAGCTAACCCACTCTAGAATTGTTGATCCCCAGAAGAAGTGGGGGGAAAACAAAGGACTACTGTTCCAGGCCACCAAGTTTTGGGAGTAATTATCCAGAAATAGATAATACACTAAGGGGAACCTCATTCATAATATAGCTACTATTAGCAAGCAGTACCTGCTACTTACTTGTTACCAAGAATAAAGTACTATATAGGAATTTCTCGGATTACCATTAACACAAGCCTACAAGACAGGCATTAGCCCCATCTTACAGTTAAGGAAGCAGAAGTCTTTAAGGGAACAAGAGGCAGGGCCAGGATTCATAGCCACGACCAGGGCCTCAGTCTTGACTTCTTGCTGCCTTACTCTACTACTTCCTATCAAAGTGACAACTGATTGTTTTGTTACCTTAATGTGTTCCAAATAccaacaaaaaaattacaaaacagtaTAAGTcatatacacaatgaaacatGTTAATGGGACTGGAGTGATAGCAGTTAAGAGTGATAACTGTTCTTGTATAGAATTCAGGGTTcattcagtttccaacacccatATCAAGTGGCTCAAAACTGCCTATAACTCaggcttcaggggatctgatactttcTAGGCCCCAATGGCTTCTACACATATGTGCCACAGATAAactcacataggcacacacaaaaacacatcatttaattttttttcatcttatatgacaatagaggccagaagagggcatcagatgcccttgaactggagttacagatagttgtgagctgacatgtggttgctgggaactaacccgaatcctctggaagaaggggcagtgctctttaccactgagccatctctccagcccaacacataaattttttaatgttaaaatctATACACGATAATTTTAAACTCAGAAAACATCTATTATAAATCCTATATTTTAGCCTACTTTTTCTTAATAGTAAGAAATACCTTAATCCACAGGTATTTCTAAAtaaagaataacatttttaaaattattacatagTATTTACATGTAAAGATAAATCTATATGCAGAATAATTTAAACTATCCCAATGACAGCTATTTAGATGTTTTCTAAAGCTCTGCTATTATCAGCAGTACATTTTGGGGAGCGGCATGGAGATGAGAATAGGCACAGAATATGCCACAAACTCTTCCAGCACAGTGAATCTAAAAATCACCTGTGAAATAAGCCACCTGCTAACCAACAATGAGAGAGGAAAGATTTGGCCAGTTGTGTTAGGAGCCCCCAGTGTCAAAGCAACCGAAGAATTAAACCACTGAACTGGCAGCAACTTTGCAAAAGACACACGTGAAAAGCTTGACAGGTCTGAAGGGTAAATGAGGAAAACTAGCTTTTGCTTATCAGGAGGATCTGGCTGATC
The DNA window shown above is from Cricetulus griseus strain 17A/GY chromosome 3, alternate assembly CriGri-PICRH-1.0, whole genome shotgun sequence and carries:
- the Cmtm4 gene encoding CKLF-like MARVEL transmembrane domain-containing protein 4 isoform X2, whose translation is MRGGEELDGFEGEASSTSMISGASSPYQPTTEPVSQRRGLAGLRCDPDYLRGALGRLKVAQVILALIAFICIETIMKCSPCEGLYFFEFVSCSAFVVTGVLLILFSLNLHMRIPQINWNLTDLVNTGLSTFFFFIASIVLAALNHRAGAEIAAVIFGFLATAAYAVSTFLAVQKWRVSLRQQSANDYIRARTESRDVDSRPEIQRLDT